A DNA window from Zingiber officinale cultivar Zhangliang chromosome 3A, Zo_v1.1, whole genome shotgun sequence contains the following coding sequences:
- the LOC122053311 gene encoding RPA-interacting protein, with product MDGGRRRRAAIKSLHPDWKEKLEKCCLDRVKQQRAQLLWKMRSSAQQSHGEKNIMESTLRDIVSHELQKIKQSSSHENQRNLTSYNNDFVWEFDGLNEEISTEIESEDLMLEMQKLLYEDLREEYIRRELEFFEEEDKYLAEAVLDHMNLSDDQISENSKVWCPICKKGELRENYQLVYCTHCSLRLDPGNDKINLDFLKVRLGEVHLEHLNRGCRAAPKFLMHNMFNLNALFIQCEACDTFEIVM from the exons CTTGAAAAATGTTGCTTGGACAGAGTGAAACAGCAAAGAGCACAGTTGCTTTGGAAAATGAGGTCAAGTGCACAACAATCTCATGGGGAAAAG AATATCATGGAATCTACATTAAGAGATATAGTTTCCCATGAGCTGCAGAAAATTAAGCAATCATCTTCACATGAAAATCAGAGGAACTTAACCTCTTATAACAATGATTTTGTATGGGAGTTTGATGGCCTGAATGAAGAGATATCAACTGAAATTGAAAGTGAGGATCTGATGTTGGAAATGCAAAAACTTCTATATGAGGACCTGAGAGAGGAATACATTAGGAGAG AGCTCGAGTTctttgaagaagaagataaatacTTAGCTGAAGCAGTTTTGGATCACATGAATCTCAGTGATGACCAG ATTTCCGAGAATAGCAAAGTGTGGTGCCCGATTTGCAAAAAAGGAGAGCTACGAGAAAACTATCAGCTCGTATACTGTACTCATTGCAGTCTTCGTCTTGATCCTGGGAATGACAAG ATAAATTTGGACTTCCTAAAAGTCAGATTAGGTGAGGTGCACTTGGAGCATCTCAACAGAGGATGCAGAGCAGCCCCTAAATTCCTCATGCACAATATGTTCAATCTCAATGCACTTTTTATTCAATGTGAAGCATGCGATACATTCGAAATTGTGATGTAA
- the LOC122053313 gene encoding uncharacterized protein LOC122053313, with amino-acid sequence MSLPLPQQQQFPPPAAAYPAPYRSHGGSVGPVIAVLALIAVLGVIAGIVGRLCSGRTIMGHGHYDLEGWVERKCASCIDGKIEAPPPLRTTTNGPGSAHPLEAPQQMKRPEPPPEVVES; translated from the coding sequence ATGTCGCTTCCACTGCCGCAGCAGCAGCAGTTTCCGCCACCGGCGGCGGCGTACCCAGCGCCGTACCGATCCCACGGTGGCTCCGTCGGGCCGGTGATAGCCGTCCTAGCCTTGATCGCAGTGCTGGGTGTGATTGCCGGGATCGTCGGTCGACTCTGCTCCGGCCGGACCATAATGGGTCACGGCCACTACGACCTCGAAGGGTGGGTCGAGCGGAAGTGCGCTTCTTGCATCGACGGGAAAATAGAGGCGCCACCGCCGCTGCGAACGACCACCAATGGGCCCGGGAGTGCGCACCCGCTCGAGGCGCCTCAGCAAATGAAACGGCCGGAGCCCCCGCCGGAGGTGGTTGAGTCGTGA